One part of the Mesorhizobium loti genome encodes these proteins:
- a CDS encoding Transcriptional regulator, AraC family — MHGGILHSGEKANPALYEYIKAAAKDGVKLAACCTGIVVLAELGLLDGKRCAVHFDMEGTMRRFFPAVVPITDSAVVCDGNLITSPGGLAAVNLATKLVADACGEARAQKAFHYLLGNREVKNDEIIVESDPGSSLQIVELQMPSLSCGKSCMSYVQFQKSRQGSALPRGNCLGSLRRNSRQRPPTIGGACA, encoded by the coding sequence GTGCACGGCGGCATTCTTCACAGCGGAGAAAAAGCGAACCCCGCTCTTTATGAATATATAAAAGCCGCCGCCAAAGACGGGGTAAAGCTCGCCGCGTGCTGCACAGGCATTGTCGTTTTGGCTGAGCTGGGCCTACTCGACGGTAAACGTTGCGCGGTTCATTTCGATATGGAAGGGACGATGCGAAGATTTTTTCCCGCTGTCGTGCCCATCACCGACAGCGCGGTGGTGTGTGATGGCAACCTCATAACCTCACCTGGTGGGCTGGCCGCGGTCAATCTCGCAACAAAGCTCGTCGCTGACGCTTGCGGCGAGGCCCGCGCCCAAAAGGCCTTTCACTATTTGCTGGGCAACCGTGAAGTTAAAAACGATGAGATCATCGTTGAGTCGGACCCCGGCTCAAGTTTGCAGATCGTCGAGTTGCAAATGCCGTCTCTATCATGCGGCAAAAGTTGTATGAGCTATGTTCAGTTTCAGAAATCGCGGCAGGGGTCGGCACTTCCTCGCGGGAATTGTCTCGGCTCTTTAAGAAGGAACTCCAGACAACGCCCGCCAACTATTGGCGGCGCTTGCGCTTGA
- a CDS encoding Putative ParA-like protein, with the protein MIISAAIPKGGTGKSTMLRTLASVALHRGYSVTLIDGDRRQNMNRWFQMLGDAGNRPDRLHLVSAMTPQEILDAAATHNGERSVVLIDTEGTTNDNLMAGLFAADIVVVPVYFALDDVTAAIQITDHYIPLAVESRGRPLPAIFVLTKQTIIDGRARALTELRAIIQANGTPIAEHVLHNRVAYRDLQTGQTLYSPAVPDAKAVAESEGVFDDLLQTFIEATRNAA; encoded by the coding sequence ATGATCATCTCCGCTGCGATCCCAAAAGGCGGCACCGGCAAATCGACGATGCTGCGCACCCTCGCATCCGTCGCGCTGCATCGGGGCTATTCGGTCACACTTATTGACGGCGATCGGCGGCAGAACATGAACCGCTGGTTCCAGATGCTGGGTGATGCTGGCAATCGCCCGGACAGGCTGCATCTGGTGAGCGCAATGACCCCGCAGGAAATCCTCGACGCGGCAGCCACTCACAACGGCGAGCGGTCCGTCGTCTTGATCGATACGGAAGGCACAACGAACGACAACCTCATGGCCGGGCTCTTCGCGGCCGATATTGTCGTCGTGCCGGTGTACTTTGCCCTCGACGACGTGACCGCCGCCATCCAGATCACCGACCACTACATTCCGCTTGCGGTCGAGAGCCGGGGTAGGCCGCTGCCTGCGATATTCGTGCTGACCAAGCAGACCATCATCGATGGCAGGGCCCGAGCCCTGACCGAACTGCGCGCCATCATCCAGGCCAACGGCACGCCGATTGCAGAACACGTCCTGCATAATCGTGTTGCCTACCGCGACCTGCAAACCGGGCAGACCCTTTACAGCCCTGCGGTGCCCGATGCGAAGGCGGTTGCCGAGAGCGAAGGGGTCTTCGACGACCTTCTGCAAACCTTCATCGAAGCCACAAGGAATGCGGCATGA
- a CDS encoding GCN5-like N-acetyltransferase, which translates to MALSSIELLHDAHRLDSFDCGKPALNAWLAGFARTNQARGFTRVLVVHDEATVVGYYGLAPGVIQPNSAPRAIRTGRPPDPIPCLLIGQLAVDHRYAGQGIGSGLVKDALHRCVAGADIVGGRAVVVRAIDAEAERYWQSWGFVPSRDNPSILMRSIPDVSLWLADNGH; encoded by the coding sequence GTGGCGCTTTCAAGCATCGAACTCCTCCACGACGCGCACCGCCTCGACAGCTTCGATTGCGGCAAGCCGGCGCTTAACGCGTGGCTGGCCGGCTTCGCGCGAACGAACCAGGCGCGCGGGTTTACTCGCGTCCTGGTCGTTCACGACGAGGCAACAGTCGTCGGCTATTACGGCCTCGCGCCGGGCGTAATCCAGCCAAACAGCGCCCCGCGCGCCATCCGCACCGGACGCCCGCCCGATCCGATCCCCTGCCTGCTGATTGGCCAACTCGCCGTCGACCACCGCTATGCCGGACAAGGCATCGGCAGCGGCTTGGTCAAGGACGCGCTGCATCGCTGTGTGGCCGGCGCAGACATCGTTGGCGGCCGCGCGGTGGTGGTGCGGGCGATCGACGCCGAGGCCGAGCGCTACTGGCAGAGCTGGGGTTTTGTCCCGTCGCGGGACAACCCGTCTATCCTGATGCGCTCGATCCCGGATGTGAGCCTCTGGCTGGCCGACAACGGCCACTAG
- a CDS encoding DNA primase has product MTGSASELARRLGEHAEAVCREYLSNGHRCGNYWMVGDVRNTGGRSMHVRLKAVGGKAAGKWVDESSGEYGDLLDVIEQSCGLVDFREVADEARRFLSMPLLPPQPPPLGTQHQPAAARGSPDAARRLFGMSQPIAGTLAERYLSGRGILLTSRERALRFHPGCYYRDLVTGETQVLPALIAAVTNLDGQITGLQRTWLDPSGQGKAQLTDPRRSLGDLLGNGIWLGLQSGAPVPVMAAGEGFETMASLRTVMPTLPVAAATSANHLAGLSFPAGCRRLYIAADADAAGRHGIERLSQRAGESGILALVLRPQLGDFNDDLRHLGPAHLAAWLSDQLVPKDARLFLPPG; this is encoded by the coding sequence GTGACCGGTTCGGCCTCCGAGCTGGCACGGCGCCTTGGCGAACATGCCGAGGCGGTGTGCCGCGAATATCTCTCCAACGGCCATCGCTGCGGCAATTACTGGATGGTCGGCGATGTCCGCAACACGGGCGGCCGTTCCATGCACGTGCGGCTCAAGGCGGTTGGCGGCAAGGCAGCCGGAAAATGGGTCGACGAGTCGTCGGGGGAGTATGGCGACCTGCTCGACGTCATCGAGCAGAGCTGTGGTCTGGTCGACTTCCGCGAGGTCGCGGATGAAGCACGTCGCTTCCTCTCCATGCCGCTGCTGCCGCCCCAGCCCCCGCCCCTTGGCACGCAGCACCAACCTGCCGCGGCACGCGGCTCTCCCGATGCCGCGCGTCGCCTTTTCGGCATGTCGCAACCGATCGCCGGTACGCTGGCGGAACGCTATCTCAGTGGCCGTGGCATTCTCCTGACCTCGCGTGAGCGCGCCCTGCGCTTCCATCCAGGCTGCTACTACCGGGATCTCGTGACCGGCGAGACGCAGGTCCTGCCTGCGCTGATTGCCGCTGTCACCAACCTCGATGGGCAGATCACCGGGCTGCAACGCACCTGGCTTGATCCTTCGGGTCAGGGCAAGGCACAACTCACGGATCCACGCCGCTCGCTGGGCGACCTGCTTGGCAACGGCATCTGGCTTGGTCTTCAGTCCGGTGCGCCGGTCCCGGTCATGGCCGCCGGCGAAGGGTTCGAGACGATGGCGTCCCTCAGGACGGTGATGCCGACACTGCCTGTAGCCGCCGCCACCTCGGCCAATCACCTCGCCGGCCTGTCCTTCCCGGCGGGCTGCCGTCGCCTCTACATCGCGGCCGACGCCGACGCCGCCGGCCGGCACGGCATCGAGCGTCTCAGCCAGCGCGCAGGCGAGTCAGGGATCCTCGCCCTGGTGTTGCGGCCGCAGCTCGGCGACTTCAACGACGATCTGCGCCATCTCGGCCCCGCCCATCTCGCGGCATGGCTCAGCGACCAGCTCGTTCCGAAGGATGCCCGTCTTTTCCTGCCTCCGGGATGA
- a CDS encoding methylase/helicase: MNIVSTPSTIARTAASLAAPAQYAVNNAQAIYRAAPRLLPFLEQGEPVTTATLRTAMTTSFGGSDAQGFWVWKDAYEALEVAQVLFLRRFGPAILSRSSTPQATLAMMERIAELVPTHTRRSDESQAMQQLSTPLPLAFVTAHAAAIASCDLVLEPSAGTGLLAVHAEMARASIALNELAATRADLLGLLFPRVPVSRHDAAHIDDHLDAAIEPSIVLMNPPFSVGAHVDGHVNDAAWRHLSSTFARLRAGGRLVAITGTGLSPENPRWRPGFERLQQQGTVIFTAAIDGRVYARHGTTTETRLTIIDKVPAAEPKNFVRSPGKATDVETLLAWITALPPRLPGGFPDSIGALSNVIPRNAAIHMAARSGTRAATLAVSTSAPKAIQSVRTNARANPARQVKANSTPAVPLAYELRDWMPEEGGRLTDTIYEPYALQSIDIPRAKPHPTPLVQSAAMAAVAPPKPSYRPLLPDAIIDEGLLSDAQLESVIYAGQAHSGYLTGAWTVDETCDVVSAAPEGAANAVRFRRGWFLGDGTGCGKGRQVAGIILDNWLQGRRRAIWISKSDKLLEDAQRDWAALGQERLLVQPLSRYRQGTPIRLAEGILFTTYATLRSQEREGKKSRIAQILDWVGQEAGRDEGPRGTHKSFDGVIVFDEAHAMANAAGGKGERGDVAPSQQGRAGLRLQHALPDARIVYVSATGATAVENLAYAQRLGIWGSEDFPFANRAEFVAAIEDGGVAAMEVLARDLKSLGLYTARSLSYDGVEYDLLEHALTAEQIRIYNAYADAFQVIHNNLTAALEAANITSEAGTLNRNAKSAARSAFESTKQRFFSHLITSMMTPTLIGAIGQDLADGHSAVVQIVSTGEALMERRLAEIPTEEWSDLHCDVTPREYVGGYLMHSFPTQLFEEYSDTEGNLYSRPVHDEDGNPVQCREAVRRRDEMLEKLASLPPVGSALDQILHHFGTDLVAEVTGRSRRIVKKTGRDGIDRLAVENRPGSANLAETQSFMDDDKRVLIFSDAGGTGRSYHADLGARNQRLRKHYLLEAGWRADNAIQGLGRTHRTNQKQPPLFRPMAANVKAGKRFLSTIARRLDTLGAITRGQRQTGGAGLFRAEDNLESPYARAALRQFYMILHQGKIEGCSLTAFETVTGLSLTTDEGGLRDELPPITTWLNRLLALRIETQNLLFEVFEQLMTAKVEGAIAAGSYDKGLETIAAESIVVTDRRTVYTHPVSGAQSHVLTVARKDRIRPLGLVDALAIVRAEPQSVLLVNTRSNRAAVQLPTASLMLDDGTIEHRVRLLRPTDELRFGLDALAETHWQPADRKLFCDLWQTEVAAVPEFATSTFHIVTGLLLPIWRRLPDHDCQVYRIQTDAGERIIGRHIAPTLVATMFRNLGLDNVPALALDAAWNGLVEGRIGLQLADGLTLRRSRVMNDYRVELIGFTDAFVPRLKALGLVSEIISWKLRLFIPTSATGSAILASLLERHTLVGVTDRTAAA, translated from the coding sequence ATGAACATCGTTTCGACCCCATCGACCATTGCCCGGACGGCCGCATCGCTGGCCGCGCCGGCACAATACGCCGTTAACAACGCCCAGGCGATTTATCGGGCGGCACCGCGGCTTCTGCCTTTTCTCGAGCAGGGCGAGCCTGTCACCACCGCCACACTGCGCACTGCCATGACGACCAGTTTTGGCGGCAGCGATGCGCAAGGGTTCTGGGTCTGGAAAGACGCCTATGAGGCGCTCGAAGTCGCCCAGGTGCTGTTTCTGCGCCGGTTTGGGCCGGCGATCCTGTCCCGGTCGAGCACGCCCCAGGCAACGCTGGCGATGATGGAACGCATCGCCGAACTCGTTCCCACCCACACGCGGCGCTCCGACGAGAGCCAGGCCATGCAGCAGCTGTCCACACCCTTGCCTCTGGCTTTCGTCACGGCGCACGCCGCGGCGATCGCATCTTGCGACCTCGTTCTCGAACCCTCGGCCGGCACCGGTCTGCTCGCCGTCCATGCCGAGATGGCGCGCGCCTCGATCGCCCTCAACGAGCTCGCCGCGACGCGGGCCGATCTCCTCGGCCTGCTGTTTCCCCGGGTCCCCGTCTCGCGGCACGACGCCGCCCATATCGACGATCATCTCGACGCGGCCATCGAGCCGTCCATCGTGTTGATGAATCCACCGTTCAGCGTCGGCGCCCATGTCGACGGCCATGTCAATGACGCGGCATGGCGGCATCTCTCCTCCACATTCGCACGCCTGCGCGCCGGCGGGCGCCTGGTCGCCATCACCGGAACCGGGCTGTCTCCGGAAAACCCCAGATGGCGGCCCGGCTTCGAACGCCTGCAGCAGCAAGGCACCGTCATCTTCACCGCGGCGATCGACGGCCGTGTCTACGCCCGCCATGGCACCACCACTGAGACCCGCCTGACAATTATCGACAAGGTACCGGCCGCCGAACCGAAAAACTTCGTCCGGTCGCCGGGCAAAGCCACCGATGTCGAAACGCTGCTCGCCTGGATCACGGCTCTGCCGCCCCGGCTACCGGGCGGCTTTCCGGATTCGATCGGCGCGCTGTCCAACGTCATCCCGCGCAATGCCGCCATCCACATGGCTGCCCGATCGGGGACAAGAGCCGCAACCCTAGCAGTCTCAACTTCTGCTCCGAAGGCCATCCAATCGGTCCGTACGAATGCGCGAGCGAACCCCGCCCGCCAGGTCAAGGCAAACAGCACGCCGGCCGTCCCCCTCGCCTATGAGCTACGCGACTGGATGCCGGAAGAGGGCGGCCGGCTCACCGACACGATCTACGAACCCTATGCGCTCCAGTCGATCGACATTCCCCGCGCAAAACCGCATCCAACGCCGCTCGTGCAGTCGGCCGCAATGGCCGCCGTCGCGCCGCCAAAACCTTCCTATCGCCCGCTTCTTCCTGATGCGATCATCGACGAAGGCCTGCTGTCGGATGCCCAGCTCGAAAGCGTCATCTATGCGGGCCAAGCCCATTCCGGTTATCTCACCGGCGCCTGGACGGTTGACGAGACCTGCGATGTCGTCTCGGCCGCGCCAGAAGGGGCTGCGAACGCGGTCCGCTTCCGCCGTGGATGGTTTTTGGGTGACGGAACCGGATGCGGCAAGGGCAGGCAGGTCGCCGGCATCATCCTCGACAATTGGCTGCAGGGGCGGCGCCGCGCGATCTGGATATCCAAGTCGGACAAGCTGCTGGAAGACGCCCAGCGCGATTGGGCGGCACTTGGCCAGGAAAGACTCCTCGTACAGCCGCTGTCGCGCTATCGGCAGGGCACGCCGATCCGCCTCGCCGAGGGCATCCTGTTCACCACCTACGCGACGCTCCGCTCGCAGGAACGGGAGGGCAAGAAGTCCCGGATTGCACAGATCCTCGATTGGGTTGGCCAAGAGGCGGGGAGGGACGAAGGCCCGAGAGGGACCCATAAGTCTTTCGATGGCGTCATCGTCTTCGACGAAGCCCATGCCATGGCAAACGCGGCGGGCGGCAAAGGCGAGCGCGGCGACGTCGCTCCCTCGCAGCAGGGCAGGGCGGGCCTGCGGCTGCAGCACGCCCTTCCCGACGCGCGCATCGTCTACGTCTCCGCGACCGGTGCGACCGCGGTCGAGAACCTGGCCTATGCGCAGCGTCTCGGCATCTGGGGCAGCGAGGATTTTCCATTCGCCAACCGCGCCGAGTTCGTCGCCGCGATTGAGGATGGCGGTGTCGCGGCGATGGAAGTGCTCGCCCGCGATCTCAAATCGCTAGGTCTCTATACGGCGCGTTCGCTCTCCTATGACGGCGTCGAATACGACTTGCTCGAGCACGCGCTGACCGCGGAGCAGATCCGCATCTACAACGCCTATGCCGATGCATTCCAGGTCATCCACAACAACCTGACCGCCGCACTCGAGGCGGCAAACATTACCAGCGAGGCCGGCACGCTGAACCGCAACGCCAAGTCGGCGGCGCGCTCAGCCTTCGAGAGCACCAAGCAGCGATTCTTCAGCCACCTCATCACCTCGATGATGACGCCGACCCTGATCGGCGCGATCGGGCAAGACCTCGCCGACGGTCATTCGGCGGTCGTGCAGATCGTCTCGACCGGCGAAGCGCTGATGGAACGGCGCCTTGCCGAGATCCCGACCGAGGAATGGTCGGATCTCCATTGCGACGTCACGCCGCGTGAGTATGTTGGCGGGTACTTGATGCACTCCTTCCCGACGCAGTTGTTCGAGGAGTATTCGGATACGGAAGGCAACCTCTATTCACGGCCGGTCCATGACGAAGACGGCAATCCCGTCCAGTGCCGGGAGGCCGTTCGCCGGCGCGACGAGATGCTCGAAAAACTCGCCTCGCTGCCGCCGGTAGGCAGCGCGCTCGACCAGATCCTCCACCATTTCGGAACGGATCTCGTCGCCGAGGTGACAGGCCGCTCGCGGCGGATCGTCAAGAAAACCGGCCGCGATGGTATCGACCGGCTGGCCGTCGAGAACCGCCCTGGCTCGGCCAATCTCGCCGAGACACAGAGTTTTATGGATGACGATAAGCGCGTCCTGATTTTTTCGGACGCCGGCGGCACCGGGCGCTCCTACCACGCCGATCTCGGGGCGCGAAACCAGAGGCTTCGCAAGCACTATCTGCTCGAAGCCGGCTGGCGCGCCGACAACGCCATCCAGGGTCTCGGACGGACCCACCGCACAAATCAGAAGCAACCGCCCTTGTTCCGGCCGATGGCCGCCAATGTGAAGGCCGGCAAGCGCTTCCTGTCGACGATCGCACGACGGCTCGACACGCTGGGCGCCATCACACGCGGCCAGCGCCAGACCGGCGGGGCAGGGCTGTTCCGTGCCGAGGACAATCTCGAAAGCCCCTACGCGCGGGCCGCGCTTCGCCAATTCTACATGATCCTGCATCAGGGCAAGATCGAAGGTTGTTCGCTGACGGCCTTCGAGACCGTCACGGGTCTGTCGCTGACCACCGACGAGGGCGGGTTGCGCGACGAGTTGCCGCCGATCACGACCTGGCTCAACCGCCTGCTGGCGCTGCGGATCGAAACCCAGAACCTGCTGTTCGAAGTGTTCGAGCAACTGATGACGGCGAAGGTGGAGGGCGCGATCGCTGCCGGCTCCTATGACAAAGGTCTGGAGACGATTGCGGCGGAGAGCATCGTCGTCACCGATCGTCGCACCGTCTACACGCATCCGGTCTCGGGCGCGCAGTCGCATGTGCTGACAGTCGCGCGCAAGGACCGCATCCGGCCGCTCGGCCTGGTCGACGCGCTGGCGATCGTGCGCGCGGAGCCGCAATCGGTCCTGCTGGTCAACACGCGGTCGAACCGCGCGGCGGTCCAGCTGCCGACGGCGAGCCTGATGCTGGACGACGGGACGATAGAGCACCGCGTACGCCTGCTGCGGCCGACCGACGAGCTGCGCTTCGGTCTCGACGCCCTTGCCGAAACCCACTGGCAGCCGGCCGACCGAAAACTTTTCTGCGACCTGTGGCAGACAGAAGTCGCCGCCGTCCCGGAGTTCGCCACCAGCACCTTTCATATCGTGACGGGTCTGCTGTTGCCGATCTGGCGGCGCTTGCCGGATCATGATTGTCAGGTTTACCGGATCCAGACCGATGCCGGCGAACGCATCATCGGGCGTCACATTGCGCCGACCCTTGTCGCGACCATGTTCCGCAATCTGGGGCTCGATAATGTACCGGCGCTCGCACTGGACGCGGCATGGAATGGGCTCGTGGAAGGCAGGATCGGACTTCAACTCGCCGATGGCCTGACCCTGCGCCGCAGTCGTGTCATGAACGACTACCGTGTCGAGCTGATCGGCTTCACCGACGCTTTTGTTCCCCGGCTGAAGGCCCTCGGCCTGGTCTCCGAAATCATCTCCTGGAAGCTCCGGCTGTTCATCCCGACGTCCGCGACGGGGTCCGCCATCCTCGCCTCCCTTCTCGAGCGCCATACGCTGGTCGGGGTCACCGACCGTACGGCAGCGGCTTGA